In Pelosinus sp. UFO1, one genomic interval encodes:
- a CDS encoding family 2B encapsulin nanocompartment shell protein: MSSDLINDQESLSTQVARNLATTTKSLPMMEEITPRWILQFLPWVQVNSGTYRANRIKVLFKEEGKVHVTKNTGEFSVAADQLRKIPLFSNTTDEEMDQLANKFILEQYERHQEIIHEGATGTKLFIIANGAVEATTVGDRGQKLQLAILSTGDFFGEFALLDTKPCTATITALSNCSVLALDQAEFEALVRQKPELGKRLEDTAQVKAEWSSKVNEHGEHKISIQAGHKGECILPETFVDYIEEPREYPLSIIQTVLKIHTRVTDLYNDPIDQLKEQVRLTVEAMKEQQEWELINNKDFGLLHSVAPSMRLQPRYGPPTPDDMDELLSRVWKKPALFLAHPKAIAAFGRECTKRGVPPATVTLHGSPFMTWRGVPIVPCNKLMVNGKAKSGCYVGTTSILLMRLGEEEQGVVGLHQLGIPDEILPSLSLRTMGIDNKALTSYLLTLYFSTAVLTDEALASLDNVEVGFYHNYATY, encoded by the coding sequence ATGAGTAGCGATTTAATTAATGACCAGGAAAGCCTAAGTACCCAAGTGGCCAGAAATTTGGCTACCACTACTAAGTCACTTCCTATGATGGAGGAAATTACCCCACGATGGATTCTTCAATTCCTGCCTTGGGTTCAAGTTAATTCCGGAACCTACCGAGCCAATCGAATAAAAGTTTTGTTTAAAGAAGAAGGCAAAGTTCATGTTACGAAAAATACTGGTGAATTCAGCGTGGCAGCTGATCAGCTGCGAAAAATACCCTTATTTTCTAACACCACAGATGAGGAAATGGACCAACTGGCGAATAAATTTATTCTAGAACAATATGAGCGGCATCAAGAAATCATCCATGAAGGGGCAACAGGTACTAAACTCTTTATTATCGCCAATGGAGCTGTCGAAGCAACTACAGTAGGAGACCGTGGACAAAAGTTGCAGCTAGCCATCTTATCTACTGGCGATTTCTTTGGCGAATTTGCTTTGTTGGACACCAAGCCCTGTACCGCAACCATCACGGCTTTATCCAACTGTTCTGTTCTGGCACTGGATCAAGCCGAATTTGAAGCCCTTGTTCGCCAAAAACCAGAGCTTGGCAAACGACTGGAAGATACCGCGCAAGTTAAGGCTGAATGGAGCTCCAAAGTCAACGAACATGGCGAACACAAGATTAGTATCCAGGCCGGACACAAAGGTGAATGTATACTACCAGAAACCTTCGTCGATTATATCGAAGAACCGAGGGAATATCCTCTGAGTATCATACAAACAGTTTTAAAAATACATACCCGTGTTACCGATCTTTACAACGACCCGATTGATCAACTAAAAGAGCAAGTACGGCTGACCGTAGAAGCCATGAAAGAACAACAAGAATGGGAACTTATCAATAATAAAGACTTCGGTCTGCTTCATTCGGTAGCACCATCTATGCGCTTACAACCTCGCTATGGCCCTCCTACTCCTGATGATATGGATGAATTGCTCTCAAGAGTTTGGAAAAAGCCCGCCCTGTTTCTAGCTCATCCAAAAGCCATTGCCGCCTTCGGGCGTGAATGTACTAAACGTGGCGTCCCGCCTGCTACCGTAACGCTCCATGGTTCTCCTTTCATGACTTGGCGTGGTGTACCTATCGTGCCCTGTAATAAGCTGATGGTAAATGGCAAGGCAAAAAGCGGGTGCTATGTGGGAACAACCAGCATACTTTTAATGCGCCTGGGAGAGGAAGAACAAGGGGTCGTCGGACTGCACCAATTAGGCATCCCTGATGAAATTCTGCCGAGTCTGTCGCTGCGTACGATGGGCATTGACAACAAGGCCCTTACCTCCTATCTGCTTACCCTATATTTCTCAACTGCTGTCCTGACCGATGAAGCCCTCGCCAGCCTAGACAATGTAGAAGTCGGTTTTTACCATAACTACGCCACTTACTAA
- a CDS encoding NADH:flavin oxidoreductase — MKKLFDKTKLLNTDLKNRFFRGGLWEGLADAKGHMTQELFNIYEELARGGVGTIITGYAFITENEQPNPRMMGIYNDSFIEEYKKLTDMIHGYGTNVIMQIVYGGSQSKFNTEGRIIWGPSRGENEVTKVIPTEMNKEDIGSLVSAYGDAALRVKKAGFDGVEMHGAHGYLLSQFLCPYYNRRTDEYGGPIENRARIIFEVYKEIRNRVGDDFPVLIKINAEDFMDNGLTAEESLYVSKRLAELGITAIEVSGGNESSVNVLEGNLGPARTKVVVNKERESYFKEYATRLAHEVEIPVILIGGNRHFNVMEDILNNTKIEYFSLARPLTAEPDLISKWVIGDTKKPKCVSCNKCYNTTGHRCIFNI, encoded by the coding sequence ATGAAAAAACTTTTTGATAAAACGAAACTATTAAATACGGATCTTAAAAATAGGTTTTTTAGAGGTGGGCTTTGGGAAGGATTAGCTGATGCCAAAGGACATATGACACAAGAGTTATTTAACATATATGAAGAGTTAGCAAGGGGTGGAGTTGGAACAATCATAACGGGATATGCCTTTATTACAGAAAATGAGCAACCTAACCCAAGAATGATGGGAATATATAATGATTCGTTCATAGAAGAATATAAAAAGCTGACAGATATGATTCATGGATATGGAACAAATGTAATTATGCAAATAGTTTATGGAGGATCTCAATCGAAGTTTAACACAGAGGGAAGAATTATATGGGGACCTTCGAGGGGTGAAAATGAAGTAACGAAAGTGATTCCAACGGAAATGAATAAGGAAGATATAGGATCTTTAGTAAGCGCATATGGCGATGCTGCCTTGAGAGTAAAAAAGGCAGGGTTTGATGGCGTAGAAATGCATGGTGCACATGGGTATTTATTAAGTCAGTTTTTATGTCCGTATTATAACAGAAGAACCGATGAATACGGTGGCCCGATAGAAAATAGAGCTAGAATAATATTTGAAGTATATAAAGAAATAAGAAATAGAGTAGGGGATGATTTTCCTGTACTTATAAAAATAAATGCAGAAGATTTTATGGATAATGGATTAACGGCAGAAGAAAGTTTATATGTATCTAAGAGGCTAGCAGAGTTAGGTATTACGGCAATAGAAGTTAGCGGTGGTAACGAATCATCTGTAAATGTACTAGAAGGGAACTTAGGTCCTGCAAGAACTAAGGTAGTTGTTAATAAAGAAAGAGAATCGTACTTTAAAGAATATGCAACAAGGTTAGCACATGAAGTAGAGATACCAGTAATATTAATAGGAGGAAACAGACATTTTAATGTGATGGAAGACATATTAAACAATACTAAAATAGAGTATTTTTCATTAGCAAGACCGTTGACTGCAGAACCAGATTTAATCAGTAAGTGGGTTATTGGGGATACTAAAAAACCTAAATGTGTTTCCTGCAATAAGTGCTATAATACGACAGGTCATAGATGTATATTTAATATTTAG
- a CDS encoding cysteine desulfurase, producing the protein MTKEDGLVSAKNHWNWSPIDQLAKQSCMQTAFPAQCINSHQLTQPNFLTEIRNSLASSSLPDSPASFDETGSYYFLTPSSAPLTLTSQELDVEAIRRDFPALHQQVNGRPLIWLDNAATTQKPQSVITAVAQFYSQDNSNVHRGAHTLAKRATDAYEGARKKVMNLIGASSPDEIVFVRGATEAINLVAQSYGRRIVGPGDEIIVSILDHHANIVPWQLLCEEKDAILRVIPVNEHAELIIEEYEKLLSPKTRLIAIPHVSNSLGTVIPIKTIIDMAHSRNIPVLVDGAQGLPHFQTNVQDLGVDFYAFSGHKLFGPTGIGVLYGKKDLLEAMPPWQGGGNMIKDVTFENTTFNSLPNKFEAGTGHISGAVGLGAAIDYLTNLGFSKIERYEKNLLSYATEALGNIPKLHLVGTSTHKAGILSFVVPGVPSERIAEFLDKQGIALRVGHHCAQPSLRSFGLESTIRPSIAFYNTFSEIEKLVWAIRKSIQ; encoded by the coding sequence ATGACGAAAGAGGATGGCCTAGTATCAGCGAAAAATCACTGGAACTGGAGCCCGATTGACCAACTAGCCAAGCAAAGCTGTATGCAAACTGCTTTTCCCGCGCAGTGCATCAATTCCCATCAATTAACACAGCCGAACTTTCTAACAGAAATCCGCAATTCATTGGCATCATCCTCCTTACCCGATTCACCGGCAAGTTTCGATGAAACTGGGAGTTACTATTTTTTGACCCCAAGTTCGGCTCCATTGACACTTACTAGTCAGGAGTTAGACGTTGAGGCTATCCGCAGAGATTTTCCGGCACTTCACCAACAAGTAAACGGTCGACCGCTCATCTGGTTAGACAATGCCGCCACAACCCAAAAACCGCAAAGCGTTATAACCGCTGTTGCTCAGTTTTACTCCCAAGATAACTCAAATGTACACCGCGGCGCCCATACATTAGCCAAACGAGCTACTGACGCTTATGAAGGGGCTCGAAAAAAAGTTATGAATCTGATCGGCGCGAGTTCCCCAGATGAAATTGTGTTCGTGCGAGGTGCTACGGAAGCCATCAATCTCGTTGCCCAAAGTTACGGACGGAGGATCGTTGGGCCGGGTGATGAAATTATCGTCAGTATATTGGACCATCATGCCAACATTGTGCCTTGGCAATTATTGTGCGAGGAGAAAGACGCCATATTACGGGTGATTCCCGTAAATGAACACGCCGAACTTATTATAGAGGAATATGAAAAACTGCTCAGTCCTAAAACTCGTTTGATTGCCATCCCCCACGTTTCCAACTCCCTAGGAACAGTCATACCCATCAAAACCATCATTGATATGGCCCATAGCCGCAACATCCCGGTACTGGTCGATGGAGCGCAAGGTCTGCCCCATTTCCAAACTAACGTTCAGGATTTGGGGGTTGATTTCTATGCCTTTTCCGGACATAAACTGTTCGGTCCGACAGGAATTGGTGTGTTGTATGGAAAGAAAGATCTACTTGAAGCAATGCCACCTTGGCAAGGCGGTGGTAATATGATTAAAGACGTCACCTTTGAGAATACCACGTTCAACTCCCTCCCTAACAAATTCGAAGCGGGAACCGGTCATATCTCAGGAGCAGTCGGTTTAGGGGCTGCTATCGACTACCTCACCAATCTGGGATTTAGTAAAATCGAAAGGTATGAAAAAAATCTATTGTCCTATGCCACAGAAGCCTTAGGCAACATCCCTAAACTACACCTCGTAGGCACATCAACCCATAAAGCCGGTATCTTGTCCTTTGTCGTGCCAGGTGTTCCCTCCGAAAGAATCGCTGAATTTCTAGACAAACAAGGTATCGCGTTACGTGTTGGACACCACTGTGCCCAGCCCTCACTGCGTAGTTTTGGTTTAGAGAGCACAATAAGGCCATCAATCGCCTTTTATAATACCTTTTCGGAAATCGAAAAATTGGTTTGGGCCATCCGAAAATCCATTCAATAG
- a CDS encoding LysR family transcriptional regulator, producing the protein MTERELLYVKTIAEEQSISKAAKKLFLSQPSLSHCIQKIETNLGTKLFKRTNTGLLLTFAGERYYQIATDIMKIYSDFEIEVSDINNLKKGRITVGITVYLATYILPVILPAFKQQCSNIEIFLVERNSTELDKALSSGEIDFAIMHTLPFSDHSNSQNINIYPLFKDPIILATKKDHPLRQYAVSVKGLEYPKIDLPLFASEPFVMLHKEQKIRQISDLILQKANINPTISLTTKSFETARRLASEGIGVTFVPHQYLKLFPGDYHPDYYYIDESYSPYWTMCVAVQKNAYVSKAAQLFIKMVSEKFGSIIYDFM; encoded by the coding sequence ATGACAGAACGTGAATTACTATATGTAAAAACAATCGCAGAAGAGCAAAGTATTTCCAAAGCTGCAAAAAAGCTATTTTTGAGCCAGCCTTCTCTCAGCCATTGTATCCAAAAGATTGAAACTAACCTCGGCACCAAGTTGTTTAAACGTACAAATACCGGTCTACTTCTGACCTTTGCGGGAGAAAGATATTATCAAATTGCTACTGATATCATGAAGATCTATAGCGATTTTGAAATCGAGGTCAGTGATATAAATAATTTGAAAAAGGGCAGAATTACAGTCGGTATTACCGTTTATCTTGCTACATATATATTGCCGGTTATTTTGCCTGCTTTTAAGCAACAATGTTCCAATATAGAAATATTTCTTGTTGAAAGAAATTCGACTGAACTAGACAAGGCCTTGTCCTCGGGAGAAATTGACTTTGCTATTATGCATACCTTACCGTTTAGCGATCACTCCAACAGTCAAAATATAAATATTTATCCTTTATTTAAAGACCCAATTATTCTGGCAACCAAAAAAGATCACCCTTTGCGTCAATACGCTGTAAGTGTTAAAGGATTAGAGTATCCGAAAATAGACCTTCCTCTGTTTGCCAGCGAACCCTTTGTCATGTTACACAAAGAACAAAAAATCAGGCAGATTTCTGACCTGATCTTACAAAAAGCCAATATCAATCCAACCATTTCATTAACCACTAAAAGCTTTGAAACCGCAAGACGACTAGCCTCTGAGGGCATTGGTGTAACCTTTGTCCCTCATCAATATTTAAAGCTATTTCCAGGTGACTATCATCCTGACTACTACTACATCGATGAAAGTTATTCACCTTACTGGACAATGTGCGTGGCGGTTCAAAAAAATGCCTACGTTTCTAAAGCCGCGCAACTGTTTATCAAAATGGTGAGTGAAAAGTTTGGTTCAATTATTTATGATTTTATGTAA
- a CDS encoding type 1 glutamine amidotransferase domain-containing protein, producing MKKFALFLVLITLLSSSVGFANNPKEESSMKSSNKILMVVTNRDHFNNFHKTGLWLEEFVVPYLEFRAAGYEIVVASPLGGASPVDPQSIPEKVPAEWSSAIQVLESTVKLDQVDYTQYDAIVLPGGHGPLFDLPSDPTLARILSYFNAENRIIAAVCHGTAGLMGATTPEGKPLVAGRKMTGFTNAEEKIAQLDKLVPFPLESKLRELGANYVSGDPWSDYVVVDGNLITGQNPQSSVTFSKAILESLVNK from the coding sequence ATGAAAAAATTTGCCTTATTTTTAGTGTTAATTACACTATTATCCAGCAGTGTAGGGTTTGCCAATAATCCAAAGGAGGAAAGCAGTATGAAATCTTCAAATAAAATATTAATGGTTGTTACTAACCGAGATCACTTCAATAATTTCCATAAAACTGGTCTATGGTTGGAAGAATTTGTAGTCCCCTATCTAGAATTTCGAGCAGCTGGTTATGAGATTGTGGTGGCAAGTCCGTTGGGAGGAGCCTCTCCGGTCGATCCCCAGAGCATTCCCGAAAAAGTTCCTGCCGAATGGAGTTCTGCAATACAAGTCCTAGAATCGACTGTAAAACTTGATCAAGTTGATTATACACAATACGATGCTATCGTATTACCGGGCGGTCATGGACCTTTATTTGATCTACCAAGCGATCCTACCCTTGCCCGTATCTTAAGCTATTTTAACGCGGAAAATCGCATCATTGCTGCCGTATGTCATGGGACTGCTGGATTGATGGGTGCAACGACACCAGAAGGAAAGCCTTTGGTCGCAGGTAGAAAAATGACGGGTTTTACTAACGCTGAAGAGAAAATTGCCCAATTGGACAAATTAGTTCCATTCCCACTGGAGAGCAAACTTAGAGAATTAGGAGCTAATTATGTTTCAGGAGATCCTTGGAGCGATTATGTTGTCGTTGATGGCAACCTGATTACCGGACAGAATCCTCAATCCAGCGTTACTTTTTCCAAAGCAATTTTGGAATCACTGGTGAATAAATAG
- a CDS encoding MYG1 family protein translates to MMINEKNIKTLGTHSGKFHADDVMATAILRLLLGDIKVTRTRDENILKEIDLVYDISLGEFDHHQINKEIRENNIPYASCGLIWREFGSRVIQKFNSQLEENDISSIFDYVDKTLVQGIDATDNGIDVKSEIKVTSISDIIQSFNPTWDSTDSKDEAFEEAVHYATEVLRRIISKQVSVIKARTIVNEAFQNRTINEIMVLENGCPWLQQLLKIDINNEVLFVISPDDNNADYKIQTVKKTVDTFEARKDLLESIRGKSSEEINSIIKIDDAIFCHKAGFIASTKSMESALKIAKLSI, encoded by the coding sequence ATGATGATTAATGAAAAGAATATTAAAACTTTAGGAACACACAGCGGAAAATTTCATGCAGACGATGTTATGGCTACCGCTATACTTCGGTTACTACTAGGGGATATAAAGGTAACAAGAACAAGAGATGAAAATATACTAAAAGAAATAGATCTGGTTTATGATATATCCTTGGGAGAATTCGACCATCACCAAATAAATAAAGAAATAAGAGAAAATAATATTCCGTATGCCTCTTGTGGTCTAATCTGGAGAGAGTTTGGTTCAAGAGTAATACAAAAGTTTAATTCTCAATTAGAAGAAAATGATATAAGTTCAATTTTTGATTATGTTGATAAAACTTTAGTCCAGGGGATTGACGCTACAGATAATGGCATAGATGTAAAATCAGAAATTAAAGTAACTTCAATAAGTGATATTATCCAAAGTTTTAATCCTACGTGGGATTCAACTGATTCCAAAGATGAGGCATTTGAAGAAGCCGTTCACTATGCTACTGAGGTTTTAAGAAGAATAATAAGTAAACAAGTTTCTGTTATAAAAGCAAGGACCATAGTAAATGAAGCCTTTCAAAACAGAACTATTAATGAAATAATGGTTTTAGAAAACGGATGCCCTTGGCTCCAACAATTACTTAAAATAGATATAAATAATGAGGTATTGTTCGTTATTTCTCCAGATGATAATAATGCCGATTATAAGATTCAGACTGTAAAGAAAACCGTTGATACTTTCGAAGCAAGAAAAGATCTATTAGAATCCATTAGAGGCAAATCAAGTGAAGAAATAAATTCTATAATTAAAATAGATGATGCTATATTTTGTCACAAGGCAGGTTTTATCGCATCGACTAAAAGCATGGAGAGCGCTTTAAAAATAGCAAAGCTATCAATCTGA
- the dcuC gene encoding C4-dicarboxylate transporter DcuC codes for MLIVLSIIVVFITVYCLVKQYETRLVLFCSGVILALMGGDVMGPFKAFSHAMLESKLFEAIISVMGFAFVMKLTECDKHLINLLIKPLKKAGPLLIPATTLVTLFINTSITSSAGCSAAVGAILIPLLMAAGVHPAIAAASIYAGTYGAIFNPGYAQVAIIVDVAKSTPVAVVANHFTALLTAGVIGAFSLLAVAYVRKENNGYELPAEKMVEDTTGTFKVNVIRAFIPLLPILLLVLGSMNVIPAFKQLQISHAMIIGVFCAFIVTRVSPQKISKEFWKGVGDSFGHVFGIIICALVFVGGLSSVGLIQALISLMISNPSIAKISSAVGPFLLGVMSGSGDAAAVAFNKAVTPEAAKFGLTSMDMGSMAAIGGALGRSMSPVAGGLIICSTLAGVSPMEVAKRNAPGMILACIATLILLLYR; via the coding sequence ATGTTAATTGTACTGAGTATTATTGTTGTTTTTATTACAGTTTATTGCTTAGTTAAGCAGTATGAGACACGTCTGGTTCTATTCTGTTCAGGTGTTATACTCGCCCTTATGGGTGGTGACGTTATGGGTCCATTTAAAGCTTTTTCCCATGCCATGCTAGAAAGCAAACTATTTGAAGCTATTATATCCGTGATGGGTTTTGCCTTTGTTATGAAACTAACCGAGTGTGATAAACATCTTATTAATTTACTAATTAAGCCTTTGAAAAAGGCTGGACCACTATTGATTCCAGCAACGACGCTAGTTACTCTATTTATTAATACGTCAATTACGAGTTCTGCAGGTTGCTCAGCAGCTGTGGGCGCAATATTGATCCCCCTCCTTATGGCGGCAGGTGTTCATCCAGCAATTGCTGCTGCGTCTATATATGCGGGAACATATGGAGCCATATTTAACCCAGGTTATGCACAAGTAGCGATTATTGTCGATGTAGCAAAATCTACGCCAGTAGCTGTTGTAGCCAACCATTTTACAGCACTGCTCACTGCTGGAGTTATTGGTGCTTTTAGTTTGCTTGCAGTCGCCTACGTGCGTAAAGAAAACAACGGCTATGAGCTGCCCGCAGAAAAAATGGTAGAAGATACTACAGGTACCTTTAAAGTGAATGTGATACGTGCTTTTATTCCGCTTCTTCCTATCCTTCTGCTAGTGTTGGGAAGCATGAATGTAATTCCAGCTTTTAAGCAATTGCAAATTTCTCACGCTATGATTATTGGTGTATTTTGCGCCTTCATCGTGACAAGGGTCAGCCCACAGAAAATTTCCAAAGAATTTTGGAAAGGTGTAGGAGATTCTTTTGGTCATGTATTTGGGATTATTATTTGTGCCTTGGTTTTCGTGGGCGGTCTGAGCTCAGTTGGTCTGATTCAGGCGTTGATTAGCCTTATGATTTCTAATCCTTCCATTGCTAAAATAAGCTCAGCAGTCGGTCCATTTCTATTAGGAGTCATGAGTGGTTCTGGTGATGCAGCGGCAGTTGCATTTAATAAGGCGGTCACTCCTGAGGCTGCTAAGTTTGGTTTAACGTCTATGGATATGGGAAGTATGGCTGCTATTGGTGGTGCCCTTGGACGTTCCATGTCACCAGTTGCTGGTGGATTGATTATTTGTTCAACCTTGGCTGGTGTTTCACCTATGGAAGTTGCTAAACGCAATGCTCCTGGTATGATCCTAGCTTGTATCGCTACCCTAATCTTGTTGTTATACCGGTAG
- a CDS encoding hydratase, with protein MVELLDKGVYLLQGQVILEDADKLGLQEVNNRLAYEGLELLAESGINHEQARAGTIAHQILSAHNTIADKQNLRIKFDALTSHDITYVGIIQTASASGMKEFPVPYVLTNCHNSLCAVGGTINEDDHVFGLSAARKYGGIFVPAHQAVIHQYMREMMAGCGKMILGSDSHTRYGALGTMAIGEGGGELAKQLVKRTYDIAYPDVVAVYLEGSPVPGVGPQDIALAIIKAVFKNGFVKNKVMEFVGPGISNLTVDYRNGIDVMTTETTCLTSIWRTDEKVKEYFEIHARPEAYSKLDPKSVAYYDGLIKVDLGRIQPMIALPFHPSNAWTIAEFNQNSLAILKQVEEEGRKLINNPNIKFQLTDKLVNGRLKVDQAVVAGCAGGTYENIVAVAQILGEKSLGDFPLSVYPSSQPVFLGLMNNRSIEKLTIAGASIRSAFCGPCFGAGDVPSNNALSIRHTTRNFINREGSKPDNGQLSSVALMDARSIAATALNDGILTAATDVATLLSPTPAYKFNQEIYKNRVYQGFGTPRSEEELVFGPGIIPWSKMRPLTENLLLKVATVIYDPVTTTDELIPSGETSSYRSNPLRLAEFTLSRKDPAYVGRAKAIQAIELQRQELLAAGKVPEGMDELFLPILENGHMNPEEVQELISKTGLGSLVFAIKPGDGSAREQAASCQKVLGGDANVAIEYATKRYRSNLINWGVVPFTIDEADKFKFTVEDLLYIPKIRQAIKNGDERVKAYIVNASGKVAVELKLENLSKDDRDIILAGCLINYYAK; from the coding sequence ATGGTTGAACTATTAGATAAAGGTGTTTATCTTTTGCAGGGACAGGTAATTTTAGAAGATGCCGATAAGTTAGGACTACAAGAAGTTAATAATCGTTTGGCTTATGAGGGACTTGAGCTGCTAGCAGAGTCCGGTATTAATCATGAACAAGCTCGTGCTGGCACAATTGCCCATCAAATCCTTAGCGCTCATAATACGATCGCTGACAAACAGAATTTGAGAATAAAATTTGATGCCTTGACCTCCCATGATATTACCTATGTTGGTATTATCCAGACAGCTTCTGCCAGTGGTATGAAGGAATTCCCTGTGCCATACGTTTTGACAAATTGTCATAACAGTCTATGTGCTGTTGGTGGAACAATCAATGAAGATGACCATGTTTTTGGTTTATCTGCGGCTCGGAAGTATGGGGGAATTTTTGTTCCCGCACATCAAGCGGTTATTCATCAATACATGAGAGAAATGATGGCCGGTTGCGGTAAAATGATCCTCGGTTCTGACAGTCACACTCGCTATGGTGCACTGGGAACGATGGCAATTGGTGAAGGCGGTGGAGAACTTGCCAAGCAACTGGTAAAACGTACTTATGATATCGCTTATCCTGATGTGGTTGCGGTATATCTTGAAGGTTCTCCAGTGCCAGGTGTCGGACCTCAGGATATTGCCCTTGCTATCATTAAGGCCGTCTTTAAAAATGGCTTTGTTAAAAATAAGGTCATGGAGTTTGTAGGGCCTGGCATTAGCAATCTTACGGTAGATTACCGTAATGGAATTGATGTTATGACTACTGAAACTACTTGCTTAACTTCAATCTGGCGCACAGATGAAAAGGTAAAAGAATATTTTGAAATTCATGCTCGTCCTGAAGCGTATAGCAAATTAGACCCTAAATCAGTGGCTTACTATGATGGTTTGATAAAAGTAGATCTAGGCCGCATTCAACCGATGATTGCGCTGCCTTTCCATCCTAGCAATGCATGGACTATTGCTGAATTCAATCAAAATTCACTTGCTATTTTAAAGCAAGTTGAAGAAGAAGGTCGCAAGCTAATTAATAATCCGAACATTAAATTCCAATTAACAGATAAGTTAGTAAACGGTCGATTGAAAGTAGATCAAGCTGTAGTTGCTGGTTGTGCTGGTGGAACTTATGAAAATATTGTGGCTGTAGCCCAAATCCTTGGAGAAAAATCCCTTGGCGATTTCCCTTTAAGCGTTTATCCATCTAGCCAACCAGTATTTTTGGGACTGATGAATAATCGTTCTATTGAAAAATTAACAATCGCAGGTGCTAGCATCCGATCCGCTTTCTGTGGACCTTGTTTTGGTGCTGGTGACGTTCCGTCCAATAATGCCCTTAGCATTCGTCACACCACGCGTAATTTCATAAATCGTGAGGGCTCTAAACCAGATAATGGTCAGTTGTCTTCTGTAGCATTGATGGATGCTCGTTCCATTGCGGCTACTGCCTTGAATGATGGCATATTAACTGCAGCCACTGATGTTGCAACGTTGCTGTCACCGACACCAGCATATAAATTCAACCAAGAAATATACAAAAACCGAGTGTATCAAGGATTTGGTACTCCACGTTCTGAAGAAGAGTTAGTGTTTGGACCTGGTATTATTCCATGGTCTAAAATGCGTCCACTGACAGAAAACTTGTTACTTAAAGTAGCAACAGTCATTTATGATCCAGTTACTACGACTGATGAATTAATACCTTCTGGTGAAACTTCATCCTACCGATCGAATCCTCTGAGACTTGCTGAGTTTACCTTGTCTCGTAAAGATCCAGCTTATGTGGGGAGAGCTAAGGCAATTCAGGCAATTGAGTTACAACGCCAAGAATTGCTAGCTGCGGGTAAAGTTCCAGAGGGCATGGATGAACTATTCTTACCTATTTTAGAAAATGGTCATATGAACCCAGAAGAGGTACAAGAGTTAATCAGCAAAACTGGGCTAGGAAGTCTTGTCTTTGCAATCAAGCCTGGTGATGGTTCGGCCCGCGAACAGGCTGCTTCCTGCCAAAAGGTTCTGGGAGGAGATGCTAATGTTGCCATTGAGTATGCTACAAAACGATATCGTAGTAATCTGATTAATTGGGGAGTGGTGCCCTTCACAATAGATGAAGCTGATAAATTTAAATTCACAGTGGAGGATTTGCTATACATTCCCAAGATTCGTCAGGCAATAAAGAATGGTGACGAAAGAGTGAAGGCTTACATTGTTAATGCGAGTGGCAAAGTTGCCGTTGAGTTGAAACTTGAAAATCTTTCGAAAGATGATAGAGATATTATTTTGGCTGGATGCTTAATTAATTATTATGCCAAATAA
- a CDS encoding helix-turn-helix domain-containing protein: protein MLHYRDKKFVCHLDLAFELIRGKWKAVILCHLHEGPKRFLELQRITGNISQKVLTEKLNELEIDGLIQKKVFPEVPPRVEYFLTEMGKNLFPALSMIEQWSIINFPNCGIPHCKDT, encoded by the coding sequence ATGCTACATTATAGAGATAAAAAATTTGTATGTCATTTAGATTTAGCTTTTGAATTAATAAGAGGAAAATGGAAAGCTGTTATTCTATGTCATTTACATGAAGGTCCGAAAAGATTTCTAGAACTTCAAAGAATTACTGGCAACATCAGCCAGAAGGTGCTTACTGAGAAACTTAACGAACTAGAAATCGACGGTCTTATTCAAAAAAAAGTTTTTCCTGAAGTTCCTCCTCGTGTGGAGTATTTCTTAACTGAAATGGGCAAAAATCTTTTTCCTGCTCTAAGTATGATTGAGCAATGGTCAATCATAAACTTCCCAAACTGTGGTATCCCTCATTGTAAAGACACATAA